A window from Streptomyces sp. NBC_00299 encodes these proteins:
- a CDS encoding SpoIIE family protein phosphatase — translation MGTHEERGVARQWFDVADAAPVLLDAQGRVTGWTREAQRLLAYEADEAVGRNVAELLSAEDAARVPEVMERCRADGGWVGLLTGLRGDGRAAGIMVRITAALDTESPSRWLALLSELDEAPGWDMSRAVLEQMVARSPVGIAIVDTDLRYVWSNAALAQYGGGPPSRRLGLRLADIQPGLDSESIEAQMRRALTTGEPIVGYEHVGHARSAPLRETAHMMSFTRLDDGHGHPMGVYYTVEDISDRHQARQRLALLDRAGEHIGRTLDINRTAQELADVAVPGLADLVTVDLLESVLRGGEPAAGPFGDTEPVTLRRAGHRSVTEQVPEAVVGIGDLVTYPAGSPPIRSLRTAKSWREERLDPLGEAWTEHARGGEAAIFVELGLHSVMIVPIRARGVTLGVTSFFRRRRQEAFEEDDLNLAEDLVSRAAVCVDNARRYTRERDAALVLQRSLLPHVLPDQDALEVSACYRPADELTGLGGDWYDVIPLSGARVALVVGEVPGHGINAAAAMGRLRTAVRTLALLDLPPEEVLAHLDDLVARSAREEGVQTSEGEAAVAQSVGSGCVYVVYDPVDGQCTMAAAGHPAPAVVMPDGSVAFVDLPQGPPLGVGGPPFESVELALGEGSTLALHTDGLLARGDDWAVDADRDRLRQALEQRAPSVELLCRTVVDALTPDRPHDDVALLMARTRLLGAEQVADWDLPSDPAAVADARKTASRMLSEWGLEELVFTTELVVSELVTNAIRYSDGPIRLRLIKERALVCEVFDGGATAPHLRHPRTTDEGGRGLLLVSQVTQRWGTRFVPDGKIIWAEQSLTDPSP, via the coding sequence GTGGGCACACACGAGGAGCGGGGCGTTGCCCGGCAGTGGTTCGACGTGGCGGACGCCGCGCCTGTGCTGCTCGATGCGCAGGGTCGGGTGACGGGGTGGACCAGGGAGGCACAGCGGCTGCTGGCGTACGAGGCCGACGAGGCGGTGGGGCGGAACGTCGCCGAGCTGCTGAGCGCCGAGGACGCGGCGCGGGTGCCGGAGGTGATGGAGCGGTGCCGCGCGGACGGCGGGTGGGTGGGGTTGCTGACGGGTCTGCGCGGGGACGGACGGGCGGCCGGGATCATGGTGCGGATCACCGCGGCCCTCGACACCGAGAGCCCCTCGCGGTGGCTCGCCCTCCTGTCGGAGCTGGACGAGGCACCCGGCTGGGACATGAGCCGGGCGGTGCTGGAGCAGATGGTCGCCCGCTCCCCCGTCGGGATAGCGATCGTCGACACGGACCTGCGCTACGTCTGGTCGAACGCTGCCCTCGCCCAGTACGGAGGCGGCCCGCCCAGCCGCCGGCTCGGGCTGCGGCTCGCCGACATACAGCCCGGACTGGACTCCGAGTCCATCGAGGCGCAGATGCGCCGTGCCCTGACGACCGGCGAACCCATCGTCGGCTACGAGCACGTGGGCCACGCCCGTTCCGCGCCGCTGCGCGAGACCGCGCACATGATGTCGTTCACCCGGCTCGACGACGGCCACGGCCACCCCATGGGCGTGTACTACACGGTGGAGGACATCTCCGACCGGCACCAGGCCCGCCAGCGCCTGGCCCTGCTGGACCGGGCCGGTGAGCACATCGGCCGGACCCTGGACATCAACCGCACCGCCCAGGAGCTGGCGGACGTGGCCGTACCGGGCCTGGCCGATCTCGTCACCGTGGACCTGCTGGAGTCGGTGCTGCGGGGCGGCGAGCCCGCCGCCGGGCCGTTCGGCGACACGGAGCCGGTGACGCTGCGCCGCGCGGGGCATCGTTCGGTCACCGAGCAGGTGCCGGAGGCCGTCGTGGGCATCGGCGACCTGGTCACCTATCCGGCGGGCTCGCCGCCCATCCGCTCCCTCAGGACGGCCAAGTCCTGGCGCGAGGAGAGACTCGATCCGCTCGGTGAGGCGTGGACCGAGCACGCGCGCGGCGGAGAAGCCGCCATCTTCGTCGAACTGGGCCTGCACAGCGTGATGATCGTGCCGATCCGCGCGCGGGGCGTCACCCTCGGCGTCACCTCCTTCTTCCGGCGCCGTCGCCAGGAGGCCTTCGAGGAGGACGACCTGAACCTGGCCGAGGACCTCGTCTCACGGGCGGCCGTGTGTGTCGACAACGCCCGGCGCTACACGCGCGAACGCGACGCGGCGCTGGTCCTGCAGCGCAGCCTGCTGCCGCACGTCCTGCCCGACCAGGACGCACTGGAGGTGTCCGCCTGCTACCGGCCCGCCGACGAGCTGACCGGCCTCGGCGGCGACTGGTACGACGTCATCCCGCTGTCGGGGGCCCGCGTCGCCCTGGTGGTGGGCGAGGTGCCGGGCCACGGCATCAACGCCGCCGCGGCGATGGGGCGGCTGCGGACCGCCGTACGCACCCTCGCCCTGCTGGATCTGCCGCCCGAGGAGGTGCTGGCCCATCTCGACGACCTGGTCGCGAGGTCGGCCCGCGAGGAGGGCGTCCAGACGAGCGAGGGAGAGGCCGCCGTCGCCCAGTCCGTGGGGTCCGGGTGCGTGTATGTCGTCTACGACCCGGTCGACGGGCAGTGCACCATGGCGGCCGCGGGCCATCCGGCGCCCGCCGTCGTCATGCCCGACGGCAGCGTGGCCTTCGTCGATCTTCCGCAGGGCCCGCCGCTGGGCGTGGGCGGCCCCCCCTTCGAGTCGGTCGAGCTGGCCCTGGGGGAGGGCAGCACGCTCGCGCTGCACACCGACGGGCTGCTGGCGCGCGGGGATGACTGGGCCGTGGACGCCGACCGGGACCGGCTGCGGCAGGCGCTGGAGCAGCGCGCGCCCTCGGTCGAACTGCTCTGCCGGACCGTGGTCGACGCCCTGACGCCGGACCGTCCGCACGACGACGTGGCCCTGCTGATGGCCCGCACCCGCCTGCTGGGCGCCGAGCAGGTCGCCGACTGGGATCTGCCCTCCGACCCCGCCGCCGTCGCGGACGCCCGCAAGACGGCCTCCCGGATGCTGTCGGAGTGGGGCCTGGAGGAGCTGGTCTTCACGACGGAGCTGGTCGTCAGCGAACTGGTCACCAACGCGATCCGGTACTCCGACGGCCCCATCCGGCTGCGTCTGATCAAGGAGCGCGCTCTGGTCTGCGAGGTCTTCGACGGCGGCGCCACGGCCCCGCATCTGCGCCATCCGCGCACGACGGACGAGGGCGGCCGCGGGCTACTGCTGGTCTCCCAGGTCACACAGCGCTGGGGCACGCGCTTCGTTCCCGACGGGAAGATCATCTGGGCCGAGCAGTCACTGACGGATCCGTCGCCTTGA
- a CDS encoding LytR/AlgR family response regulator transcription factor, which translates to MLRALAVDDERPSLEELLYLLNADPRIGSAEGAGDATEALRRINRALESGPGGPEAIDVVFLDINMPGLDGLDMARLLTGFAKPPLVVFVTAHEDFAVQAFDLKAVDYVLKPVRKERLAEAVRRAVELRAAELRDAPPRIPVSEPDPDHIPVELGGVTRFVSVEDITHVEAQGDYARLHTDKGSHLVRIPLSTLEERWRSRGFVRIHRRHLVALRHIGELRLDAGTVSVMVGSEELQVSRRHTRELRDLLMRRP; encoded by the coding sequence ATGCTGCGCGCCCTGGCTGTCGACGACGAACGCCCCTCGCTGGAGGAGCTGCTCTACCTCCTCAACGCCGACCCCCGCATCGGCAGCGCGGAGGGCGCCGGCGACGCGACGGAGGCGCTGCGCCGCATCAACCGCGCCCTGGAGTCCGGGCCGGGCGGGCCGGAGGCGATCGACGTCGTCTTCCTGGACATCAACATGCCCGGCCTGGACGGTCTGGACATGGCCCGGCTCCTCACCGGCTTCGCCAAGCCGCCGCTGGTCGTGTTCGTCACCGCCCACGAGGACTTCGCCGTCCAGGCCTTCGACCTCAAGGCCGTCGACTACGTCCTCAAGCCCGTCCGCAAGGAGCGGCTCGCCGAGGCGGTCCGCCGCGCCGTCGAACTGCGCGCCGCCGAGCTCCGCGACGCCCCGCCCCGCATACCCGTGAGCGAGCCCGACCCCGACCACATACCCGTGGAACTCGGCGGCGTGACCCGCTTCGTCTCCGTCGAGGACATCACCCACGTCGAGGCCCAGGGCGACTACGCCCGGCTGCACACCGACAAGGGCAGCCACCTCGTCCGCATCCCGCTGTCCACCCTGGAGGAGCGCTGGCGCTCCCGGGGCTTCGTCCGCATCCACCGCCGCCACCTCGTCGCCCTGCGCCACATCGGCGAACTCCGCCTGGACGCGGGCACCGTCAGCGTCATGGTGGGCTCCGAGGAACTCCAGGTCAGCCGCCGGCACACGCGCGAGCTGCGGGACCTGCTGATGAGGAGGCCGTGA
- the ddaH gene encoding dimethylargininase, with amino-acid sequence MTDTRVPRRRRFLVCEPRHFAVQYAINPWMQPDVRVDVDLAHEQWRSLISAYRSHGHDVDTVEPVPGLPDMVFAANSAVVVGGRVFGSLFHAGERRPESTHYDTWFKTAGFDVYRPESVCEGEGDLVWTGRYVLAGTGFRTTREAHREVQEFFGHPVISLTLVDPYFYHLDTALFVLDDDNIAYYPEAFSPGSREVLARLYPDAVLATRDDAAAFGLNSVSDGRHVFIAPQAEALAARLDERGYVPVPVDLSEFRKAGGGIKCCTQEIRS; translated from the coding sequence GTGACCGATACCCGTGTGCCGCGCCGGCGGCGCTTCCTCGTCTGCGAACCCAGACATTTCGCCGTGCAGTACGCGATCAACCCCTGGATGCAGCCCGACGTCCGCGTCGACGTCGATCTGGCGCATGAGCAGTGGCGCTCGCTGATCAGCGCCTACCGCTCCCACGGCCACGACGTCGACACCGTTGAGCCGGTCCCCGGCCTCCCCGACATGGTCTTCGCCGCGAACTCGGCCGTCGTCGTCGGCGGCCGTGTCTTCGGCTCCCTCTTCCACGCCGGCGAGCGCCGCCCCGAGTCCACGCACTACGACACGTGGTTCAAGACGGCGGGCTTCGACGTGTACCGGCCCGAGTCCGTCTGCGAGGGCGAGGGCGATCTGGTCTGGACGGGCCGTTATGTGCTCGCCGGCACCGGATTCCGCACCACCCGGGAGGCGCACCGCGAGGTGCAGGAGTTCTTCGGCCACCCGGTGATCAGCCTGACGCTGGTGGACCCGTACTTCTACCACCTCGACACGGCGCTGTTCGTGCTCGACGACGACAACATCGCCTACTACCCGGAGGCGTTCTCGCCGGGCAGCCGTGAGGTGCTCGCGCGGCTGTATCCGGACGCGGTGCTCGCCACCCGCGACGACGCCGCGGCCTTCGGCCTGAACTCCGTGTCCGACGGCCGTCACGTCTTCATCGCGCCGCAGGCCGAGGCCCTCGCGGCCCGGCTGGACGAGCGCGGCTATGTCCCCGTCCCCGTCGACCTGTCGGAGTTCCGCAAGGCCGGCGGTGGCATCAAGTGCTGCACCCAGGAGATCCGCTCATGA
- a CDS encoding Lrp/AsnC family transcriptional regulator, protein MNSGAASFDELDRKIITALMANARKSFAEIGTSVGLSATAVKRRVDRLRDTGVITGFSATVQPSALGWRTEAYVEVYCEGAAPPRRLAEVVRNHPEITAAMTVTGGADALLHVRARDVEHFEEVLERIRVEPFIRKTISVMVLSHLLPESPEAGAAGLAAPEEGAGI, encoded by the coding sequence ATGAACAGCGGCGCGGCGTCCTTCGACGAACTCGACCGGAAGATCATCACCGCCCTGATGGCGAACGCCAGGAAGAGCTTCGCCGAGATCGGCACGAGCGTCGGACTGTCCGCGACGGCGGTCAAGCGGCGCGTGGACCGGCTGCGCGACACGGGCGTGATCACCGGGTTCTCGGCCACGGTCCAGCCGTCGGCGCTGGGCTGGCGAACGGAGGCGTACGTCGAGGTGTACTGCGAGGGCGCGGCCCCGCCGCGGCGGCTCGCGGAGGTGGTCCGCAACCATCCGGAGATCACGGCGGCGATGACGGTGACCGGGGGCGCGGACGCCCTGCTGCATGTGCGGGCGCGGGACGTGGAGCACTTCGAGGAGGTGCTGGAGCGCATCCGTGTCGAGCCGTTCATCCGCAAGACGATCAGCGTGATGGTGTTGTCCCATCTCCTCCCGGAGAGTCCGGAAGCGGGCGCGGCGGGCCTCGCCGCGCCGGAGGAAGGCGCAGGAATCTGA
- the rocD gene encoding ornithine--oxo-acid transaminase yields MTAPAQTRSSADLIRAEEPVLAHNYHPLPVVVARAEGTWVEDVEGRRYLDMLAGYSALNFGHRHPALVEAAHAQLDRLTLTSRAFHNDRLAEFAERLAALTGLDMVLPMNTGAEAVESGIKVARKWAYEVKGVPADQATIVVAADNFHGRTTTIVSFSTDETARQGFGPFTPGFRVVPYNDLAALEAAVDETTAAVLLEPIQGEAGVLIPDSGYLAGVRELTRRKGCLFIADEIQSGLGRTGRTLAVEHEGVVPDMVLLGKALGGGIVPVSAVVARRDVLGVLRPGEHGSTFGGNPLAAAVGTAVVGLLETGEFQRRAAELGTILRSGLSDLVGKGVLGFRARGLWAGVDVDPAVGTGREIGERLMREGILVKDTHGSTIRLAPPLTITAEELVGALGRLEKVLK; encoded by the coding sequence ATGACCGCGCCCGCGCAGACCCGTTCGTCCGCCGATCTGATCCGCGCCGAGGAGCCGGTCCTGGCGCACAACTACCATCCGCTGCCCGTGGTCGTCGCCCGTGCCGAGGGCACCTGGGTGGAGGACGTGGAGGGCCGCCGCTACCTGGACATGCTGGCCGGCTACTCGGCTCTGAACTTCGGCCACCGCCACCCGGCGCTGGTCGAGGCGGCGCACGCCCAGCTCGACCGCCTGACGCTCACCTCGCGCGCCTTCCACAACGACCGGCTCGCCGAGTTCGCGGAGCGCCTGGCCGCGTTGACGGGCCTGGACATGGTGCTGCCGATGAACACCGGCGCCGAGGCCGTGGAGAGCGGCATCAAGGTGGCCCGCAAGTGGGCGTACGAGGTGAAGGGCGTCCCGGCCGACCAGGCGACGATCGTGGTCGCGGCGGACAACTTCCACGGCCGTACGACGACGATCGTGTCGTTCTCCACGGACGAGACCGCGCGGCAGGGCTTCGGCCCGTTCACGCCGGGTTTCCGGGTCGTGCCGTACAACGACCTGGCGGCGCTGGAGGCGGCGGTCGACGAGACGACGGCGGCGGTGCTGCTGGAGCCGATCCAGGGCGAGGCGGGCGTCCTCATCCCTGATTCGGGCTACCTGGCCGGCGTGCGCGAGCTGACCCGCCGCAAGGGCTGCCTGTTCATCGCGGACGAGATCCAGTCGGGCCTCGGCCGCACGGGCCGGACGCTCGCCGTCGAGCACGAGGGTGTCGTCCCGGACATGGTGCTGCTGGGCAAGGCGCTGGGCGGCGGCATCGTGCCGGTGTCCGCGGTGGTGGCCCGCCGGGACGTACTCGGCGTGCTGCGGCCGGGCGAGCACGGCTCGACGTTCGGCGGCAACCCGCTGGCCGCCGCGGTCGGCACGGCCGTGGTCGGGCTCCTGGAGACGGGCGAGTTCCAGCGCCGGGCCGCCGAGCTGGGCACGATCCTGCGCAGCGGCCTGTCGGACCTGGTCGGCAAGGGCGTCCTCGGATTCCGGGCGCGGGGCCTGTGGGCGGGCGTCGACGTCGACCCGGCGGTCGGCACGGGCCGGGAGATCGGCGAGCGTCTCATGCGCGAGGGAATCCTGGTCAAGGACACCCACGGCTCCACGATCCGTCTGGCCCCGCCCCTGACCATCACGGCGGAGGAACTGGTGGGGGCGCTGGGAAGGCTGGAGAAGGTACTGAAGTAG